The Falco peregrinus isolate bFalPer1 chromosome 9, bFalPer1.pri, whole genome shotgun sequence genome includes a window with the following:
- the NPBWR2 gene encoding neuropeptides B/W receptor type 2, producing MGNSSLWDDPNSTCSNAGNSCYLGSSLRFNLTFQEQAADFYVVLPVIYSVICAVGLTGNTAVIYVILKAPKMKTVTNMFILNLAIADDLFTLVLPINIAEHLLHYWPFGEVLCKVILSIDHYNIFSSIYFLTVMSIDRYLVVLATVRSKRMPHRTYRAARIVSLCIWILVTIIVLPFIIFANVYIDDLEIKSCGLNFPKPERFWFKASRIYTLILGFAIPVSTICILYTMMLYKLRSMHLNSNAKALDKAKKKVTIMVFIVLAVCLFCWTPFHLATIVALTTDLPQTSMVIGISYFITSLSYANSCLNPFLYAFLDDSFRKSFRKMLECRTS from the coding sequence ATGGGAAACAGCTCTCTTTGGGATGATCCGAACAGCACCTGCAGCAATGCAGGCAACAGCTGCTACCTGGGCAGCAGCCTGAGGTTCAACTTAACCTTCCAAGAGCAGGCAGCCGATTTCTACGTTGTCCTCCCCGTGATTTACTCCGTGATCTGTGCTGTTGGGCTCACAGGCAACACTGCTGTCATCTATGTGATCCTCAAGGCCCCCAAGATGAAGACTGTAACAAATATGTTCATTCTAAACCTTGCTATAGCTGATGACTTGTTCACACTTGTCTTGCCCATTAATATTGCTGAACACCTCCTCCACTACTGGCCCTTTGGAGAAGTCCTCTGCAAGGTCATCTTGTCCATAGACCACTACAATATCTTCTCCAGCATTTATTTCCTAACAGTGATGAGCATAGACAGGTATCTGGTAGTACTGGCTACGGTCAGGTCCAAGAGGATGCCACATCGTACCTACCGAGCAGCCAGGATCGTCAGTTTGTGCATCTGGATCCTAGTCACCATCATAGTCCTCCCTTTCATCATCTTTGCCAATGTCTACATAGATGATCTGGAGATCAAGAGTTGTGGTCTCAATTTCCCCAAGCCTGAAAGGTTTTGGTTCAAAGCCAGCAGGATCTATACCCTCATCCTTGGCTTTGCCATTCCAGTATCCACCATCTGTATCCTCTACACCATGATGCTCTACAAGCTGAGGAGCATGCACTTGAATTCTAATGCTAAAGCCCTGGACAAAGCCAAGAAGAAAGTCACTATTATGGTCTTCATAGTCCTAGCTGTGTGTCTTTTCTGTTGGACCCCCTTCCACTTGGCCACCATCGTGGCTTTGACCACTGACTTGCCCCAGACCTCCATGGTCATTGGTATATCCTACTTCATCACCAGCCTAAGCTATGCCAATTCATGCCTGAATCCTTTCTTGTATGCCTTCCTGGATGACAGCTTTCGGAAAAGTTTCCGGAAGATGCTGGAATGCAGAACTTCTTGA